The following are from one region of the Oncorhynchus nerka isolate Pitt River linkage group LG8, Oner_Uvic_2.0, whole genome shotgun sequence genome:
- the LOC115133075 gene encoding neuroepithelial cell-transforming gene 1 protein-like isoform X3, giving the protein MVAYDELGSLVPIKRTLQAIDCQNRANKDSEEPSNKRVRPLGRVSSLANLISPVRNGAVRRFGQTIQSMSFRGDGSGGKTPGVPQKPCSKAAAPTPPKRRNSTLWSETLDVHQKGTFSTKEIKRQEAIFELTRGEQDLIEDLQLARKAYHDPMLKLSIMSEEELSHIFGDLDAYIPLHEDLLAQLATATGPDGTVGQIGQIVVSWLPGLNAYRDYCSNQVAAKALLDQKKQDRRVQDFLQRCLESPFSRKLDLWSFLDIPRSRLFKYPLLLKEILKHTAPEHPDTPHLELAITIIQDVLSDINMKKGESESQYYIDKLEYLDDRQRDPRIDQCKSLLCHGELRNKSGTKLHVFLFTELLVMTRPVTRNEHHCFQVYRQPIPVQDLVLEDLQDGDVKMGGSFRGAFSNSDKAKNIFRVRFHDPSRGQSHTLQVNDVFHKQQWLNCLRSAISVHHPADVTTPASSPAADAHSKRRSSKISSIIHTEEADENCPLTPAGATSASSSLCGDETPSPTSSSPSSRSSSSSSSPLSSPSPKHKTKKDKRSLSALGKRKETMV; this is encoded by the exons ATGGTGGCTTACGATGAACTGGGTAGCTTGGTGCCTATCAAACGGACTCTACAAGCTATAGACTGTCAGAACCGAGCCAACAAAGATTCAGAG gaaccCAGCAACAAGCGTGTCCGTCCTCTCGGCAGGGTGAGCTCGCTGGCTAACCTCATCTCCCCCGTGAGGAATGGGGCCGTCCGGCGCTTCGGCCAGACCATCCAGTCCATGTCCTTCCGGGGCGATGGCAGTGGTGGCAAGACGCCGGGCGTGCCCCAGAAGCCATGCAGTAAGGCGGCGGCGCCCACGCCGCCCAAGAGACGCAACAGCACGCTGTGGTCAGAGACCTTAGACGTCCACCAGAAGGGCACCTTCTCCACCAAGGAGATCAAGAGACAGGAG GCCATATTTGAGTTGACTCGCGGAGAACAGGACCTGATTGAGGACCTCCAGCTCGCACGCAAG gcgTACCACGACCCCATGCTGAAGCTGAGTATCATGTCGGAGGAGGAGCTGAGCCATATCTTCGGGGACCTGGATGCCTACATCCCCCTCCACGAGGACCTGCTGGCCCAGCTGGCCACAGCCACCGGCCCCGACGGCACCGTGGGACAGATAGGACAAATCGTCGTCAGCTGG ttgCCAGGGCTGAATGCATACCGAGACTACTGCAGTAACCAGGTGGCGGCCAAGGCCCTGTTGGACCAGAAGAAACAGGACCGGAGGGTGCAGGACTTCCTGCAGCGCTGCCTGGAGTCTCCCTTCAGCAGGAAGCTGGACCTGTGGAGCTTCCTTGACATCCCCCGCTCCCGCCTGTTCAAATACCCCCTCCTGCTCAAAGAGATCCTCAAACACACGGCGCCCGAGCACCCTGACACGCCCCACCTGGAGCTAGCG ATCACCATCATCCAGGATGTGTTGTCTGACATCAACATGAAGAAGGGTGAGTCAGAGAGCCAGTACTACATAGACAAGCTGGAGTATCTGGACGACAGGCAAAGAGACCCGCGCATCGACCAGTGCAAGAGTCTGTTGTGTCACGGCGAGCTACGCAACAAGAGCGGAACA aagcTGCATGTGTTCCTGTTCACAGAGCTGTTGGTGATGACCCGGCCTGTGACGCGGAACGAGCACCACTGTTTCCAGGTGTACCGGCAGCCAATCCCGGTGCAGGACCTGGTGCTGGAGGACCTGCAGGATGGAGACGTCAAAATGGGTGGCTCCTTCAGAGGAGCATTCAGTAACTCAGACAAAG CCAAGAACATCTTCCGTGTGCGTTTCCATGACCCGTCTCGGGGCCAGTCCCACACGCTGCAGGTCAACGACGTCTTCCACAAGCAGCAGTGGCTCAACTGCCTGCGCAGCGCCATCTCCGTCCACCACCCCGCCGACGTCACCACGCCCGCTTCCTCCCCGGCAGCCGACGCCCACTCTAAGCGGCGCTCCTCCAAAATCTCCTCCATCATCCACACGGAGGAGGCCGACGAGAACTGCCCTTTGACGCCCGCAGGTGCAACGTCCGCCTCCAGTTCGCTATGCGGGGACGAGACCCCCAGTCCCACCTCATCGTCTCCCTCCTCccgctcctcatcctcctcttcatcaccaCTATCCTCCCCGTCGCCCAAACACAAAACCAAAAAGGACAAGCGCTCCCTCAGTGCCTTAGGGAAGAGGAAGGAGACCATGGTGTAA